One Halovivax ruber XH-70 genomic region harbors:
- a CDS encoding NfeD family protein: MLETLASNTALVLLATGLVLMVLEAMSPGAYLIVIGVALAGAGLIGVVFGGLGIFALAALTLVVGVAATWVYREFDFYGGKGRAQTSSSSSLAGATGYVTDTVTSRQGEVKLESGGFAPFYSARSRTGDIEEGTEVIVLDPGGGNVLTVEPLESVERDEIDRALERGREAESNGETVDTGELEADDDAADSVDTDVETERSG; encoded by the coding sequence ATGCTCGAGACGCTGGCGTCGAACACTGCGCTCGTGTTGCTCGCCACTGGCCTCGTACTGATGGTGCTGGAGGCGATGTCTCCAGGGGCGTACCTGATCGTCATCGGCGTCGCGCTCGCCGGCGCCGGGTTGATCGGCGTCGTATTCGGCGGCCTGGGTATCTTCGCACTCGCCGCGCTGACGCTCGTGGTGGGCGTCGCGGCGACGTGGGTCTACCGCGAGTTCGACTTCTACGGTGGCAAGGGACGCGCCCAGACGAGTAGTTCGAGCAGTCTCGCGGGGGCGACCGGCTACGTCACCGACACCGTCACGTCACGTCAGGGCGAGGTGAAACTCGAGAGCGGTGGGTTTGCCCCCTTCTACAGCGCCCGGTCGAGAACCGGCGACATCGAGGAGGGGACCGAGGTCATCGTCCTGGATCCCGGCGGCGGCAACGTCCTCACCGTCGAGCCGCTCGAGTCGGTGGAGCGTGACGAGATCGATCGTGCGCTCGAACGGGGCCGCGAGGCCGAATCGAATGGGGAGACAGTCGACACGGGAGAGCTGGAAGCAGACGACGACGCAGCGGACTCGGTGGATACAGACGTCGAAACCGAACGTTCCGGGTAA
- a CDS encoding DUF5779 family protein translates to MSDFDLDLRAMEEHIEDGDTDVVDADVVLDVLDGTTPDEERIETVSDGSVLLLDVDGDVNELASGFAREVSEAGGNLVHFRGFLVVTPPGVSVDNSRL, encoded by the coding sequence ATGAGCGACTTCGACCTCGACCTGCGGGCGATGGAAGAACACATCGAGGACGGTGACACCGACGTCGTCGATGCCGACGTGGTTCTCGACGTGCTCGACGGGACGACACCGGACGAAGAACGGATCGAAACCGTGAGCGACGGCAGCGTCCTCTTGCTCGACGTCGACGGTGACGTCAACGAACTCGCGTCCGGATTCGCTCGTGAGGTTTCGGAAGCCGGTGGCAACCTGGTTCACTTCCGCGGGTTCCTCGTCGTCACACCGCCCGGCGTCTCCGTCGACAACAGCCGACTGTAA
- a CDS encoding winged helix-turn-helix transcriptional regulator, whose protein sequence is MTGDDRVDEDKRATLRRFATVGASASLVGSASTATATGDSEPRDAITGYLSTTPGAHFSKIRDDLKLGTGETQHHLRTLESAGSIEQFRDGDYRRYVQTGRFDEFEKRALGYLRRETPRGMILELLRSPDAGANDLATALDVSPPTISKYAGELETHGLLSREDGYSLVRPETVLLLVVSHAESFGSDAVSLADKADQLLVYDG, encoded by the coding sequence ATGACCGGTGACGATCGCGTCGACGAAGACAAACGGGCCACGTTACGCCGGTTCGCCACCGTTGGCGCCAGCGCATCGCTCGTCGGATCGGCGAGCACCGCGACCGCGACCGGCGACAGCGAGCCACGTGACGCGATCACCGGCTACCTGTCGACGACACCGGGCGCACACTTTTCGAAGATCCGGGACGACCTCAAACTCGGCACCGGCGAGACCCAGCACCACCTGCGAACGCTCGAATCGGCCGGATCGATCGAGCAGTTCCGCGACGGGGACTACCGCCGGTACGTCCAGACAGGGCGCTTCGACGAGTTCGAGAAACGAGCGCTCGGGTACCTCCGTCGGGAGACCCCTCGTGGCATGATACTCGAACTGCTCCGATCGCCGGATGCGGGTGCGAACGACCTCGCAACCGCACTGGACGTCTCCCCACCGACGATCAGCAAGTATGCTGGCGAACTCGAGACCCACGGATTACTTTCGCGCGAGGACGGCTACTCGCTCGTCCGACCAGAAACCGTGCTGCTTCTGGTCGTCAGCCACGCCGAATCCTTCGGCTCCGACGCCGTCTCGCTCGCCGACAAGGCCGATCAACTTCTCGTGTACGACGGCTGA
- a CDS encoding VOC family protein, which produces MLDELAWLGLEVKYLDAARSFYEETFSLSIVTATETEIRFETGPSELVIRRPIDLPRGGLHTHFACSIPAAEFDAWWDHLEPAFDLEEVQFGDARSLYCYDPDGNCVELGQRDVDGPGIDGIFEVALEVASIDRSRSFYERLGFETVDTGADRRRIRMDGPVALELWEPQLGIADARGGVHVDLGFSCADPGTVVELVEDDACETTARGSDRVVIDPDGHVLTFTDSAA; this is translated from the coding sequence ATGCTCGACGAACTCGCCTGGCTCGGTCTGGAGGTGAAGTACCTCGACGCGGCGCGATCGTTCTACGAGGAGACGTTTTCCCTGTCGATCGTGACTGCAACCGAGACGGAGATCCGGTTCGAGACCGGTCCGTCGGAACTCGTGATTCGACGGCCGATCGATCTCCCGCGTGGCGGTCTCCACACGCACTTCGCCTGTTCGATCCCAGCAGCGGAGTTCGACGCGTGGTGGGACCACCTCGAACCGGCGTTCGACCTCGAGGAGGTCCAGTTCGGTGACGCCAGATCGCTCTACTGTTACGATCCCGACGGCAACTGCGTCGAACTCGGGCAGCGCGATGTCGACGGTCCGGGTATCGACGGCATCTTCGAGGTGGCACTCGAGGTGGCGTCGATCGATCGGTCGCGATCGTTCTACGAACGGCTCGGTTTCGAGACGGTCGATACCGGGGCCGACCGCCGACGAATCAGGATGGACGGCCCCGTCGCACTGGAGCTCTGGGAGCCCCAACTCGGTATCGCCGACGCCCGGGGCGGCGTCCACGTCGACCTCGGATTTTCCTGTGCCGATCCAGGGACAGTGGTGGAGCTGGTCGAAGACGATGCGTGCGAGACGACGGCGCGTGGCTCCGACCGGGTAGTCATCGATCCAGACGGCCACGTGCTGACGTTCACCGACTCGGCTGCCTAA
- a CDS encoding segregation and condensation protein A, which translates to MTSDAPEEPQVTTEPSEDANGERERPVSEDGEEPQATNAADGTAAGTDTETETDEAADDEIPLSIAGHEDRDPPDGASSMLDFGDESAVSDDPFPAEVPEAADDDDEDVQPVELLVQLAKDGEIDPWDIDIVHVTDTFLDALDEADLRTSGRALFYASVLLRMKSDVLFSPDEPDEEELPPWEAAFVDDEGPVDDGGDAPGFDPVERLEAEMDRRLERQHARGKPETLDELVRELRDAERGSWWKRSREYDTSNSPSGFNRGVQELSYHSEDAYRGVDEPTADDVTHTQHDEEIDAVIADVEAALAPHYEGGREEVLFAEIEDAGGSRVMTYLALLFLAHRGQLRLEQDELFGDLWIQQVPVEVEASEAVAD; encoded by the coding sequence ATGACTAGCGATGCTCCCGAGGAACCGCAGGTGACGACGGAACCCTCGGAAGATGCGAACGGGGAGCGTGAGCGACCCGTGAGTGAGGATGGCGAGGAGCCGCAGGCGACGAATGCAGCCGATGGGACGGCCGCAGGAACGGACACCGAGACAGAAACGGACGAAGCGGCCGACGACGAGATCCCGCTGTCGATCGCTGGGCACGAAGACCGCGACCCGCCGGACGGCGCGTCGTCGATGCTCGACTTCGGTGACGAGTCGGCAGTTTCGGACGATCCGTTTCCGGCGGAGGTTCCCGAGGCGGCGGACGATGACGACGAGGACGTTCAGCCGGTCGAGTTGCTGGTACAACTCGCGAAGGACGGCGAGATCGATCCCTGGGACATCGACATCGTCCACGTGACGGATACGTTTCTCGACGCCCTCGACGAGGCGGATCTGCGGACCTCCGGCCGGGCATTGTTCTACGCGAGTGTCCTCTTGCGGATGAAGAGTGACGTGCTCTTCAGCCCCGACGAGCCTGACGAGGAGGAGTTACCGCCCTGGGAAGCGGCGTTCGTCGACGACGAGGGGCCGGTCGACGATGGCGGTGACGCACCCGGGTTCGATCCCGTCGAGCGGCTCGAAGCCGAGATGGATCGGCGGCTCGAACGCCAGCACGCCCGCGGCAAACCCGAGACGCTCGACGAACTCGTTCGCGAACTTCGCGACGCCGAACGCGGGTCCTGGTGGAAGCGCTCCAGAGAGTACGACACCTCGAACTCGCCGTCGGGGTTCAATCGTGGTGTCCAGGAACTCAGCTACCACTCCGAGGACGCCTATCGTGGCGTGGACGAACCGACGGCGGACGACGTCACCCACACCCAGCACGACGAAGAGATCGACGCCGTCATCGCCGACGTCGAGGCGGCACTCGCGCCACACTACGAAGGTGGTCGTGAGGAGGTACTCTTCGCCGAGATCGAGGACGCCGGTGGGTCACGCGTGATGACCTATCTCGCCTTGCTGTTTCTGGCACACCGAGGGCAACTCCGCCTCGAACAGGACGAGCTGTTCGGCGATCTCTGGATACAGCAGGTGCCAGTCGAAGTCGAAGCGAGCGAAGCGGTGGCGGATTGA
- a CDS encoding phosphoribosyltransferase, with the protein MSELPEDFSCTITNWEYIYSLCRDVSEQVRRDTFEPDVIVALARGGWFAGRCLCDFLGLDDLTSLKMEHYVGAAEKADEPTVRYPMPEGSVEGKDVLIIDDIADTGGSIEHAHEYVTDRGAGTVRTATLQLLGTSEFEPEYVGERLEEWAWIVYPWNFIEDMIDLISGVMESTDQETFTEEEIRHFLANTHDIQRIEMEIAQPDRLQEVLSEMERRDVIETVRGDEWRLTD; encoded by the coding sequence ATGTCCGAGCTACCGGAGGACTTCAGCTGTACGATCACCAACTGGGAGTACATCTACAGCCTCTGTCGGGACGTGAGCGAGCAAGTTAGACGAGACACGTTCGAACCGGACGTGATCGTCGCGCTCGCGCGCGGCGGCTGGTTCGCCGGCCGATGTCTCTGTGACTTCCTCGGCCTCGACGACCTGACGAGCCTGAAGATGGAACACTACGTCGGCGCCGCCGAGAAGGCCGACGAGCCCACGGTCAGGTACCCGATGCCCGAAGGAAGCGTCGAGGGCAAGGACGTCCTGATCATCGACGACATCGCCGACACCGGCGGGTCGATCGAACACGCCCACGAGTACGTCACCGACCGCGGCGCGGGAACCGTCCGCACCGCCACCCTCCAGTTGCTCGGAACCAGCGAGTTCGAACCCGAGTACGTCGGCGAACGCCTAGAAGAGTGGGCCTGGATCGTCTATCCGTGGAACTTCATCGAGGATATGATCGACCTGATCTCGGGCGTCATGGAGTCGACCGACCAGGAGACGTTTACCGAAGAGGAGATCCGTCACTTCCTCGCGAATACGCACGACATCCAGCGCATCGAGATGGAGATCGCCCAGCCCGATCGACTGCAAGAGGTCCTCTCCGAGATGGAACGACGCGACGTCATCGAAACCGTCCGCGGCGACGAGTGGCGCCTCACGGACTAA
- a CDS encoding DUF7518 family protein: MPRNRVEELESTVRELESTVEGLTEELVESKERIRVLEDLLDAEQQTRVPERRATEAREAGPDDVAAATAEADADPADLGLEADPEAEAVEEQDEPQESGTDEIIVA; this comes from the coding sequence ATGCCGAGAAATCGCGTCGAGGAACTCGAGTCGACGGTTCGTGAACTCGAGTCGACGGTCGAGGGCCTCACCGAAGAACTGGTCGAATCGAAGGAGCGAATTCGCGTCCTCGAGGATCTGCTCGATGCCGAACAGCAGACGCGAGTGCCGGAGCGACGGGCGACCGAGGCTCGCGAAGCCGGCCCCGACGACGTCGCGGCCGCGACCGCCGAAGCCGACGCCGACCCGGCCGACCTCGGACTCGAGGCGGACCCCGAAGCCGAGGCGGTCGAGGAACAGGACGAACCACAAGAGTCAGGTACCGACGAAATCATCGTCGCGTAA
- a CDS encoding SPFH domain-containing protein, with amino-acid sequence MATTSLLIIGALALVVVVASLLSAIEIVNAYEKRALTVFGEYRKLLEPGINIVPPFVSKTYTFDMRTQTLDVPRQEAITRDNSPVTADAVVYIKVMDAKKAFLEVDNYKKAVSNLAQTTLRAVLGDMELDDTLNKRQQINAHIREELDEPTDEWGIRVESVEVREVNPSKDVQQAMEQQTSAERKRRAMILEAQGERRSAVEKAEGDKQSDIIRAQGEKQSQILEAQGDSISTVLRAKSAESMGERAVIDKGMETLSEIGQGESTTFVLPQELSSLVGRYGKHLSGSDVSEGEESLESLEFDEETRELIGLDDIAEIIGEIDKEADMDVEAMEQEAQAIKEGKDPATITDPDEVIEEMDQEIDGGSGQ; translated from the coding sequence ATGGCAACTACCTCGCTATTGATCATCGGTGCACTCGCACTGGTCGTCGTCGTCGCGTCGCTACTCAGTGCCATCGAGATCGTCAACGCGTACGAAAAGCGTGCGCTGACCGTCTTCGGTGAGTACCGCAAACTCCTGGAGCCGGGCATCAACATCGTTCCGCCGTTCGTCTCGAAGACGTACACGTTCGACATGCGAACACAGACGCTCGACGTCCCGCGGCAGGAAGCGATCACCCGGGACAACTCGCCCGTGACCGCCGACGCGGTCGTCTACATCAAGGTCATGGACGCGAAGAAGGCCTTCCTCGAGGTCGACAACTACAAGAAGGCCGTCTCGAACCTCGCCCAGACGACACTGCGGGCGGTGCTCGGCGACATGGAGCTCGACGATACGCTCAACAAACGCCAGCAGATCAACGCCCACATTCGCGAAGAACTCGACGAACCCACCGACGAGTGGGGGATCCGCGTCGAGAGCGTCGAGGTCCGCGAGGTCAACCCCTCGAAGGACGTCCAGCAGGCGATGGAACAGCAGACCTCCGCCGAGCGAAAACGCCGTGCCATGATCCTGGAGGCCCAGGGTGAACGCCGCAGCGCCGTCGAAAAGGCCGAAGGTGACAAGCAAAGCGACATCATCCGCGCACAGGGTGAAAAACAGAGCCAGATCCTGGAGGCACAGGGTGACTCGATTTCGACGGTCCTTCGGGCCAAGTCCGCCGAATCGATGGGCGAACGCGCGGTCATCGACAAGGGGATGGAGACGCTCTCGGAGATCGGCCAGGGCGAGTCCACGACGTTCGTCCTCCCGCAGGAACTGTCCTCGCTCGTCGGTCGCTACGGCAAGCACCTAAGCGGGAGCGACGTCTCCGAGGGAGAGGAATCCCTGGAGAGTCTCGAGTTCGACGAGGAGACCCGTGAACTGATCGGCCTCGACGACATCGCCGAGATCATCGGCGAGATCGACAAGGAAGCCGACATGGACGTCGAAGCCATGGAGCAAGAGGCCCAGGCGATCAAAGAGGGCAAAGACCCGGCGACGATTACGGACCCAGACGAGGTCATCGAGGAGATGGACCAGGAGATCGACGGCGGCTCCGGGCAGTAA
- the smc gene encoding chromosome segregation protein SMC, with translation MHIKALVLDNFKSFGRKTRIPFYEDFTVITGPNGSGKSNIIDAVLFALGLARTRGIRAEKLTDLIYNPGYDDGERPASTREAEVEVILDNADRTLERSQVATAAGSDDVGDCDEIRIRRRVKQTEDNYYSYYYLNGRSVNLTDIKDLLAQAGVTPEGYNVVMQGDVTEIINTTPHSRREIIDEIAGVAEFDAKKEDAFEELEVVEERIDEAQLRIEEKQTRLDQLEDERQTALRYRRLRREKAEYEGYLKASELEDKREERDDVEARVDDLEDELESLQRSLDEKQGAVVRLQEDLEDLNDEIEQKGEDEQLKIKGEIEEVKGEIARLEDKIETAEERIEAAEADRRDAFVQIDRKQERVDDLADEMRECKLEKASVTSEIQEREAEIESLETELENVDTEYDEVKAELAECKDAVEEAKTEKNDLQREQDRLLDEARRRSNQIAELESSIEETEELLPELEDERSELERELDKAETNRENIDSVVTDLKRERFSLQDDVDELEDELQAKQQEYAELEAKAGESGDSSFGRAVTTILNTGFDGVHGAVAQLGSVDGAYATACETAAGGRLANVVVDDDGVGQRCIDHLKSKNAGRATFLPMTEMYSRSLPSAPSDPGVVDFAYNLVDFDDQYDGIFSYVLGDTLVVEDIETARSYMGDYRMVTLDGDLVEKSGAMTGGSRKGSRYSFSTDGRGKLERVATQITELQDQRDDLRDELRDVESRLDDARDRQTDAADEVRSIENEIEKLDEQRDRLEAEIESDEAELEDLEAEREEVDEEMTDISAQIEAKQDEIDEIEGTIADLEAELADSKIPELTGQIEDLEAEIDERTERIDELDSKLNELELEKSYAEEAIDDLHDEIEAAQNQKADYEERIETFEDEIESQEAVLEEKRAAVAQLEDELAELKEERTGLRDDLDEARQERDEVQDEVNDVEADLSNARERLDALEWEIDSLEEEVGEYDPEEVPDHDTVVEMVDLLETDMQALEPVNMLAIDEYAEVRDELDELEANRETLVEEAEGIRERIERYESLKKETFMEAYEAINEQFTEIFEQLSEGTGSLHLENEEDPFDGGLTMKAQPGDKPIQRLDAMSGGEKSLTALAFIFAIQRHNPAPFYALDEVDAFLDAVNAERVGRMVDQLAGDAQFVVVSHRQAMLDRSERAIGVTMQQDNVSAVTGIDLSEEGVVADD, from the coding sequence ATGCACATCAAAGCCCTCGTCCTCGACAACTTCAAGAGCTTCGGACGCAAGACTCGAATCCCCTTCTACGAGGACTTCACCGTCATCACGGGGCCGAACGGCTCCGGCAAGTCGAACATCATCGACGCCGTCCTGTTCGCCCTGGGGCTCGCCCGGACGCGGGGCATTCGCGCGGAGAAACTCACCGATCTCATCTACAACCCCGGGTACGACGACGGTGAGCGCCCCGCGAGCACACGCGAGGCCGAGGTCGAAGTCATCCTCGACAACGCCGACCGCACGCTGGAGCGCTCCCAGGTGGCCACAGCCGCTGGCTCCGACGACGTCGGCGACTGCGACGAGATACGCATTCGCCGCCGGGTCAAACAGACCGAGGACAACTACTACTCCTACTACTACCTGAACGGTCGCTCGGTCAACCTCACGGACATCAAGGACCTGCTCGCTCAGGCCGGCGTTACGCCGGAGGGGTACAACGTCGTCATGCAGGGCGACGTCACCGAGATCATCAACACGACGCCCCACAGTCGTCGTGAGATCATCGACGAGATCGCCGGCGTCGCGGAGTTCGACGCGAAAAAGGAAGATGCGTTCGAGGAACTAGAGGTCGTCGAAGAGCGGATCGACGAAGCCCAACTGCGCATCGAGGAGAAACAGACCCGGCTCGACCAGTTAGAAGACGAGCGCCAGACGGCGCTTCGCTATCGCCGCCTCCGTCGCGAAAAGGCCGAGTACGAGGGGTATCTCAAGGCCAGTGAACTCGAGGACAAGCGCGAAGAACGCGACGACGTCGAAGCTCGCGTGGACGATCTCGAGGACGAACTCGAATCGTTACAGCGAAGCCTCGACGAGAAGCAGGGCGCCGTCGTTCGTCTTCAGGAAGATCTCGAGGACTTAAACGACGAGATCGAGCAGAAAGGCGAAGACGAGCAGTTGAAGATCAAAGGCGAGATCGAGGAGGTCAAAGGCGAGATCGCTCGGCTCGAAGACAAGATCGAGACCGCCGAGGAGCGTATCGAGGCAGCCGAAGCCGATCGGCGGGATGCGTTCGTCCAGATCGACCGCAAACAGGAGCGCGTCGACGACCTCGCCGACGAGATGCGCGAGTGCAAACTCGAGAAGGCCTCCGTCACCTCGGAGATCCAAGAGCGCGAAGCCGAGATCGAGTCGCTGGAGACGGAACTCGAGAACGTCGACACCGAGTACGACGAGGTGAAAGCCGAACTCGCCGAGTGCAAGGACGCCGTCGAAGAGGCAAAGACCGAGAAGAACGACCTCCAGCGCGAGCAGGACCGATTGCTCGACGAGGCCAGGCGACGCTCGAACCAGATCGCCGAACTCGAATCCTCGATCGAGGAGACCGAGGAACTGCTCCCCGAACTCGAAGACGAACGATCGGAACTCGAACGCGAACTCGACAAGGCCGAGACCAACCGCGAGAACATCGACTCGGTCGTCACCGACCTCAAACGCGAACGCTTCTCGCTGCAGGACGACGTCGACGAACTCGAGGACGAACTCCAGGCCAAACAGCAGGAGTACGCAGAGCTCGAGGCGAAGGCCGGCGAGAGTGGGGACTCCTCGTTCGGTCGTGCGGTGACGACGATTCTCAATACCGGGTTCGACGGCGTCCACGGCGCGGTCGCCCAGCTCGGGAGCGTCGACGGTGCGTACGCCACGGCGTGTGAAACTGCGGCGGGTGGGCGACTCGCGAACGTCGTCGTCGACGACGACGGTGTCGGCCAGCGCTGTATCGATCACCTCAAATCGAAGAACGCCGGGCGGGCCACGTTCCTCCCGATGACGGAGATGTACTCCCGGAGTCTCCCCTCCGCGCCGTCGGATCCGGGTGTCGTCGACTTCGCGTACAACCTCGTCGACTTCGACGACCAATACGACGGGATCTTCTCGTACGTCCTCGGGGATACCCTCGTCGTCGAGGATATCGAGACGGCCCGGTCGTACATGGGCGACTACCGGATGGTGACGCTGGACGGCGACCTCGTCGAGAAGAGCGGTGCGATGACCGGTGGGTCGCGAAAGGGCTCGCGCTATTCGTTCTCGACGGACGGCCGCGGCAAACTCGAACGCGTCGCGACCCAGATCACCGAGTTGCAAGACCAGCGCGACGACCTGCGTGACGAACTCCGCGACGTCGAATCCAGGCTCGACGACGCGCGTGATCGCCAGACCGATGCAGCCGACGAGGTCCGTTCGATCGAGAACGAGATCGAGAAGCTAGACGAACAGCGCGATCGACTCGAGGCGGAGATCGAATCCGACGAGGCCGAACTGGAAGACCTCGAAGCCGAACGTGAAGAGGTCGACGAGGAGATGACGGACATCTCCGCCCAGATCGAGGCCAAACAGGACGAGATCGACGAGATCGAGGGGACGATCGCCGATCTCGAGGCGGAACTGGCCGACTCGAAGATCCCCGAACTCACGGGCCAGATCGAAGACTTAGAAGCCGAGATCGACGAGCGAACCGAGCGGATCGACGAACTCGACTCGAAACTCAACGAACTCGAACTCGAGAAATCCTACGCCGAGGAGGCGATCGACGACCTCCACGACGAGATCGAAGCGGCCCAGAATCAAAAGGCCGACTACGAGGAACGAATCGAGACCTTCGAGGACGAGATCGAGTCCCAGGAAGCGGTTCTAGAAGAAAAGCGGGCCGCGGTCGCCCAACTCGAAGACGAACTCGCGGAACTCAAAGAGGAACGGACTGGTCTCAGGGACGACCTCGACGAGGCCCGTCAGGAACGCGACGAGGTCCAGGACGAGGTCAACGACGTCGAAGCGGACCTCTCGAACGCTCGGGAGCGCCTCGACGCGCTGGAGTGGGAGATCGACTCCTTAGAGGAGGAAGTCGGCGAGTACGATCCCGAGGAGGTGCCGGACCACGACACCGTCGTGGAGATGGTCGACCTCCTCGAAACGGACATGCAAGCCCTCGAACCGGTCAACATGCTCGCCATCGACGAGTACGCCGAGGTTCGAGACGAACTCGACGAACTCGAAGCGAACCGCGAGACGCTCGTCGAGGAGGCCGAGGGCATTCGTGAGCGCATCGAACGCTACGAGAGCCTGAAGAAAGAGACGTTCATGGAGGCCTACGAGGCCATCAACGAACAATTCACGGAGATCTTCGAACAGCTCTCGGAGGGAACCGGGTCGCTCCACCTGGAGAACGAGGAGGACCCGTTCGATGGCGGCCTCACGATGAAGGCCCAGCCGGGCGACAAGCCCATCCAGCGTCTCGACGCGATGTCGGGCGGCGAGAAGTCCCTGACTGCACTCGCCTTTATTTTCGCTATCCAGCGGCACAACCCCGCACCGTTCTACGCACTCGACGAGGTCGACGCCTTCCTCGACGCGGTCAACGCCGAACGCGTCGGTCGGATGGTCGACCAACTGGCGGGCGACGCGCAGTTCGTCGTCGTCTCGCACCGCCAGGCCATGCTCGACCGGTCCGAGCGGGCGATCGGTGTGACGATGCAACAGGACAACGTGAGTGCGGTGACCGGCATCGACCTGAGTGAAGAGGGGGTTGTGGCTGATGACTAG
- the gatB gene encoding Asp-tRNA(Asn)/Glu-tRNA(Gln) amidotransferase subunit GatB produces the protein MTAQTVQQGELVTVIGLEVHVQLETETKIFCGCSTGDADEPNEHVCPVCLGLPGALPVVNEAAVEAAVKIGKAIDAEIPQETRFHRKNYYYPDLPKNFQITQYDEPICQSGELEVRVEGERRPIEIERAHLEEDPGSLQHVGGGGGIDSAEYTLIDYNRAGTPLMEIVTAPDFRSPAEVRAFLAELEEVLEYLGVFDAERDGSLRVDANLSIVEAAEADENGELSTEALESANRTEVKNISSHKGAEKALAYEETRQKNAIQRGRVVEQETRHWDESRGITVSMRSKAEEKDYRYFEEADIPPLQVAHWREEIEIPELPRARRERFREEYALGEEAASKLTSTKQVADFYEDLASEFDPDLAATWVADELLGELNYRDMAITELEDRLDEVARLVELVATDEITAKNAKEIVLRTMLDEGAAPDAIVEAEGLGKTDEGEVEAAVEAAIADNPDAVADYAEGDDGAINFLVGQVMQATGGSADPGTVNQLLRAELEE, from the coding sequence ATGACCGCCCAGACCGTCCAGCAGGGTGAGCTCGTGACCGTCATCGGGCTCGAGGTCCACGTCCAGCTGGAGACCGAGACGAAGATCTTCTGTGGGTGTTCGACGGGCGACGCGGACGAACCGAACGAACACGTCTGTCCCGTCTGCCTCGGCCTGCCGGGAGCGTTGCCGGTCGTCAACGAGGCCGCCGTCGAAGCTGCAGTGAAGATCGGGAAGGCGATCGACGCGGAGATCCCCCAGGAGACCCGTTTTCACCGGAAGAACTACTACTACCCCGACCTGCCGAAGAACTTCCAGATCACCCAGTACGACGAGCCGATCTGCCAGTCGGGCGAACTCGAGGTGCGCGTCGAGGGCGAGCGACGCCCCATCGAGATCGAACGCGCCCACCTTGAAGAGGATCCGGGCAGCCTCCAGCACGTCGGAGGCGGCGGAGGCATCGACTCCGCGGAGTACACCCTGATCGACTACAATCGCGCCGGGACGCCGCTGATGGAGATCGTGACGGCGCCCGACTTCCGCAGCCCAGCCGAAGTCCGGGCCTTCCTGGCCGAACTCGAGGAGGTACTCGAGTACCTGGGTGTCTTCGACGCCGAACGCGACGGGAGTCTCCGCGTCGACGCAAACCTCTCGATCGTCGAGGCCGCGGAAGCCGACGAGAACGGCGAACTCTCGACGGAGGCGCTCGAATCGGCGAACCGGACCGAAGTCAAGAACATCTCGAGTCACAAGGGTGCAGAAAAGGCGCTGGCCTACGAGGAGACGCGGCAGAAAAACGCCATCCAGCGCGGGCGCGTCGTCGAACAGGAGACGCGCCACTGGGACGAGAGTCGCGGCATTACGGTCTCGATGCGATCGAAAGCCGAGGAGAAGGACTACCGCTACTTCGAAGAAGCCGACATTCCGCCGCTGCAGGTCGCCCACTGGCGCGAGGAGATCGAGATTCCGGAGCTCCCACGGGCCCGCCGCGAGCGCTTCCGCGAGGAGTACGCCCTCGGCGAGGAAGCCGCCTCGAAACTCACCTCGACCAAGCAGGTCGCCGACTTCTACGAGGATCTGGCGAGCGAGTTCGATCCCGACCTCGCCGCGACCTGGGTCGCCGACGAACTGCTCGGTGAACTCAACTACCGCGACATGGCGATCACGGAACTCGAGGATCGCCTCGACGAGGTCGCCCGGCTGGTCGAACTCGTCGCCACCGACGAGATCACCGCCAAGAACGCGAAGGAGATCGTCCTGCGGACGATGCTCGACGAGGGAGCAGCTCCGGACGCGATCGTCGAAGCCGAAGGGCTCGGCAAGACCGACGAGGGTGAAGTCGAGGCCGCCGTCGAAGCCGCGATCGCCGACAACCCCGATGCAGTCGCCGACTACGCCGAGGGTGACGACGGCGCGATCAACTTCCTCGTCGGCCAGGTCATGCAGGCCACCGGCGGCAGCGCCGATCCGGGGACCGTCAACCAGCTCCTGCGTGCCGAACTCGAAGAGTAG